The proteins below are encoded in one region of Paenarthrobacter ilicis:
- a CDS encoding ABC transporter substrate-binding protein — MMKKKAIGAVAVAAAAVLALSACSGGSSSAGGDSAKGEINYWLWDANQLPAYQTCAADFTKANPDITVKITQTGWDDYWSKLTNGMASGTAPDVFTDHLSKYPDFLKTKQLVALDDAMTKDNVNLSQYNEGLADLWVGQDGKRYGLPKDWDTVALFYNQKMAADAGITPEQMGSLTWNAQDGGTYQKVIAHLTVDKNGKRGDEAGFDKNNVAVYGLGLPGSDAENAGQTQWSYLSATTGWTTTDKNPWGTHFNYDDKKLQDTISWWASLAEKGYMPKLETTVGANAADNFGAGKAAINSNGSWMIGQYTGYKGIDLGIAPTPQGPDGKRASMFNGLADSVWAGTKKKDAAIKWVEYLGSSACQDVVASKAVVFPAITTSSEKAAEAFKAKNVDVSAFTQHVKDKTTFMLPITDNASKVSGIMKPAMDAVIAGKAPASSLTAANEQVNALFK; from the coding sequence ATGATGAAAAAGAAGGCAATCGGCGCTGTCGCCGTCGCTGCAGCCGCTGTCCTGGCACTTTCCGCTTGCTCGGGCGGCAGTTCAAGCGCCGGTGGAGACTCTGCCAAGGGCGAGATCAATTACTGGCTCTGGGACGCCAACCAGCTTCCGGCCTACCAGACGTGTGCCGCCGACTTCACCAAAGCCAACCCGGACATCACCGTCAAGATCACCCAGACCGGATGGGACGACTACTGGTCCAAGCTCACCAACGGCATGGCCTCCGGCACTGCACCGGACGTCTTCACGGACCACCTGTCCAAGTACCCGGACTTCCTCAAGACCAAGCAGCTTGTGGCCTTGGATGATGCCATGACCAAGGACAACGTCAACCTTTCCCAGTACAACGAAGGCCTCGCCGACCTCTGGGTGGGCCAGGACGGGAAACGCTACGGGCTGCCCAAGGACTGGGACACGGTGGCACTGTTCTACAACCAGAAGATGGCCGCCGATGCCGGCATAACCCCGGAACAGATGGGCTCCCTGACCTGGAACGCGCAGGACGGCGGCACGTACCAGAAGGTGATTGCCCACCTCACGGTTGATAAGAACGGCAAACGCGGCGACGAGGCCGGCTTCGACAAGAACAACGTCGCCGTCTACGGATTGGGCCTGCCGGGCTCCGATGCTGAGAACGCCGGCCAAACGCAGTGGAGCTACCTGTCCGCCACCACCGGCTGGACCACCACGGACAAGAACCCGTGGGGCACCCACTTCAACTACGACGACAAGAAGCTCCAGGACACCATCAGCTGGTGGGCCTCGCTTGCCGAAAAGGGCTACATGCCCAAGCTCGAAACCACCGTTGGTGCCAACGCCGCCGACAACTTCGGAGCAGGCAAGGCCGCGATCAACAGCAATGGCTCCTGGATGATCGGCCAGTACACCGGGTACAAGGGCATCGACCTCGGCATCGCCCCCACACCCCAGGGTCCCGACGGCAAGCGCGCCTCCATGTTCAACGGCCTGGCCGATTCCGTGTGGGCCGGAACCAAGAAGAAGGACGCCGCCATCAAGTGGGTTGAATACCTTGGCTCCTCCGCTTGCCAGGACGTCGTAGCGTCCAAGGCCGTCGTTTTCCCGGCCATCACCACCTCTTCCGAGAAGGCCGCGGAAGCCTTCAAGGCCAAGAACGTGGACGTCAGCGCCTTCACCCAGCATGTGAAGGACAAGACCACCTTCATGCTGCCGATCACCGACAACGCCTCCAAGGTTTCCGGAATCATGAAGCCGGCCATGGATGCCGTGATCGCCGGCAAGGCACCGGCCAGTTCGTTGACAGCCGCCAACGAACAAGTCAACGCGCTCTTCAAGTAG
- a CDS encoding alpha-galactosidase produces the protein MQPLHLRSAGTSLVISTLCGEAEIIHWGADLGDSLPDLALLTEPITPSSVDANVPVGLLPQASSSWQGRPALRGHRITGGVPGPDFSLRLRVVSAATDGSTAVGSSATIVQADPDAGITVTSNLTLHPGGLLEMRHTATNDGTSPYQVDELATMLPVAPDAVELLDLTGRWCRENHPQRQAIQQGTWVRTGRHGRTGHDSSLLLAAGTAGFGNRHGKVWATHLAWSGNHEQFVDSVSHGRTMVGGSELLGPAEVVLEPGESYTSPALFAAYSDRGLDGISEAFYSWFRARPHHVAGPRPVVLNTWEAVYFDHDLDTLVELADSAADLGVERFVLDDGWFRGRRDDHAGLGDWYVDETLWPGGLTPLIDAVTSRGMEFGLWVEPEMVNLDSDVARAHPEWIVGPSAASHKDGGRLPLEWRQQHVIDLVNPEAWDYVFERIDALLSENNISYLKWDQNRDLLEHGHAGRASVHGQTLAAYRLFDALRAAHPGVEIESCSSGGARVDLGILERTDRIWASDCNDALERQTIQRWTGLVVPPELVGAHIGPDTSHTTGRTHDLSFRAITALFGHFGMEWDVRSVTGAQREELKRFIGLYKEHRDLIHSGRMVRADVADESLMVHGVVDAAAAHDAGTPAGGTAALFAVVKTRTGFTEKPGRVALPGLNPAQTYKVEAIFPSPEDADHGHTFMEAKPAPWIATGAQANGRFLAEVGLPMPALNPEHAILLRLTAL, from the coding sequence ATGCAACCGCTCCACCTCCGTTCCGCAGGTACCAGCCTGGTCATCAGCACCCTCTGCGGAGAGGCTGAGATCATCCACTGGGGAGCAGATCTGGGCGATTCCCTCCCGGATTTGGCGCTTCTCACCGAACCGATCACACCCTCGTCCGTCGACGCCAACGTCCCTGTGGGCCTTCTCCCCCAGGCGTCGTCATCGTGGCAGGGCCGCCCTGCCCTGCGGGGCCACCGGATCACAGGTGGCGTCCCCGGCCCCGACTTCTCGCTTCGCCTTCGCGTGGTGAGTGCGGCCACGGACGGAAGCACCGCCGTCGGGTCCTCCGCAACAATCGTTCAGGCAGATCCCGACGCCGGCATCACGGTGACCAGCAACCTCACCCTGCACCCGGGCGGACTACTGGAAATGCGCCATACCGCCACCAACGACGGCACGTCGCCCTACCAGGTGGACGAGTTGGCAACCATGCTCCCGGTGGCGCCAGACGCCGTCGAACTCCTGGACCTGACCGGCCGCTGGTGCAGGGAGAACCACCCGCAACGCCAGGCGATCCAGCAAGGCACGTGGGTCCGGACGGGTCGCCATGGCCGCACCGGCCACGACTCCTCGCTGCTGCTCGCTGCCGGGACCGCCGGCTTTGGGAACAGGCACGGCAAAGTCTGGGCAACCCACTTGGCCTGGAGCGGCAACCATGAGCAATTTGTGGACAGCGTTTCCCACGGCCGGACCATGGTGGGCGGGTCCGAGCTCCTGGGGCCGGCCGAAGTGGTGCTGGAGCCCGGCGAGAGCTACACCTCGCCGGCATTGTTCGCTGCGTACTCGGACCGTGGGCTGGATGGCATCAGCGAGGCTTTCTACAGCTGGTTCCGCGCCCGTCCGCACCATGTCGCAGGTCCCCGCCCAGTAGTCCTCAACACGTGGGAAGCTGTGTACTTCGACCACGACCTGGACACGCTGGTTGAGCTGGCTGACTCCGCTGCGGACCTGGGCGTTGAGCGATTTGTGCTCGACGACGGCTGGTTCCGCGGGCGCCGCGACGATCACGCCGGGCTGGGTGACTGGTACGTGGACGAAACGCTGTGGCCGGGCGGCCTCACTCCGTTGATTGACGCTGTGACATCCCGCGGCATGGAGTTCGGGCTCTGGGTGGAGCCGGAAATGGTGAACCTGGACTCCGACGTTGCCCGGGCGCATCCGGAGTGGATCGTGGGTCCCTCTGCGGCTTCCCATAAAGACGGCGGCAGGCTCCCCCTGGAGTGGCGGCAGCAGCACGTGATCGACCTGGTCAATCCGGAGGCCTGGGACTACGTCTTTGAGCGGATCGACGCCTTGCTGAGCGAGAACAACATCAGCTACCTCAAGTGGGACCAGAACCGCGATCTCCTGGAGCATGGCCATGCCGGCCGCGCTTCGGTGCATGGGCAAACCCTCGCTGCCTACAGGCTTTTCGACGCTCTGCGGGCGGCGCACCCCGGCGTGGAAATTGAGAGCTGCTCCTCCGGCGGCGCGCGCGTGGACCTGGGAATCCTTGAACGTACCGACAGGATTTGGGCCTCGGACTGCAACGACGCCCTTGAACGGCAGACCATCCAGCGCTGGACAGGCCTTGTGGTGCCGCCTGAGTTGGTGGGTGCGCACATTGGACCGGACACCTCGCACACCACCGGACGCACGCATGACCTTTCGTTCCGCGCCATCACAGCCCTGTTTGGCCATTTCGGCATGGAGTGGGACGTCCGCTCGGTTACGGGGGCCCAACGTGAGGAGCTCAAGCGTTTCATCGGCCTTTACAAGGAGCACCGGGATCTTATCCACAGTGGGCGGATGGTTCGCGCCGACGTCGCGGATGAGTCGCTGATGGTTCACGGAGTTGTTGACGCTGCTGCGGCGCACGACGCCGGCACTCCAGCAGGCGGCACGGCGGCGCTGTTCGCGGTGGTCAAGACCCGGACGGGATTCACGGAGAAGCCCGGCCGGGTTGCGCTCCCCGGGCTCAATCCGGCACAGACCTACAAGGTGGAGGCCATCTTCCCGTCCCCAGAGGACGCCGACCATGGGCACACGTTCATGGAAGCCAAACCGGCTCCGTGGATTGCTACAGGCGCCCAGGCTAATGGCCGGTTCCTGGCCGAGGTGGGGCTGCCCATGCCGGCGTTGAACCCGGAGCACGCCATCCTGCTGCGGCTCACCGCCCTCTGA
- the aroQ gene encoding type II 3-dehydroquinate dehydratase — protein sequence MTEATPAAEAGRGTILVINGPNLNLLGTREPEKYGTSTLADVEQLAMAAAASHGFTVDCVQSNHEGDLLDAIHAARGSAVGIVINAGAYTHTSVALRDALAAVELPAVEVHITNVHQREEFRHHSYLSGVCKAIIVGAGVLGYKLAIDYLADVA from the coding sequence ATGACTGAAGCCACTCCCGCCGCCGAAGCCGGTCGCGGCACCATCCTTGTGATTAACGGACCGAACCTCAACCTGCTGGGCACCCGTGAACCGGAGAAGTACGGCACCTCGACGTTGGCCGATGTGGAACAGCTCGCCATGGCGGCAGCTGCATCCCATGGCTTCACGGTTGATTGCGTACAGTCCAACCACGAAGGCGACCTCCTGGACGCTATCCACGCGGCCCGCGGGTCCGCCGTCGGGATCGTCATCAACGCCGGGGCCTACACTCACACTTCCGTGGCATTGCGTGACGCGTTGGCGGCAGTTGAGCTGCCCGCCGTCGAGGTCCACATCACCAATGTGCACCAGCGCGAGGAGTTCCGGCACCACTCTTACTTGTCAGGCGTCTGCAAGGCGATCATCGTGGGAGCCGGAGTTCTCGGCTACAAACTGGCGATCGATTACCTTGCGGACGTTGCCTGA
- a CDS encoding carbohydrate ABC transporter permease yields the protein MTTLTKQPDPGPSALTPRTSRKRGKPSNGFRGIGDLKVALFFIAPAMVGLILFYLVPTIRGIYLSFTEYSILGDPEWIGARNYERIAKDPLFWNALGVTAEYVLINIVLQTALALGLAILMHRVAKSTLIRGALLMPYLMANVIAALLWFWMLDYQIGIINQIIEWSGLPRVAFFGSEQWAIPTQALINTWRHMGYTALLIFAGLQAIPNNVYEAASIDGSKAMSTFWRITLPLLRPVLVLVLVVTVIGSFQVFDTVAVTTAGGPVNATRVLQFYIYQRAFNEQDFGYGSALAVILFLILAIVAFIQMKFLRGNQSDLD from the coding sequence ATGACCACGCTCACCAAGCAACCGGACCCGGGGCCGTCAGCCTTGACGCCGCGCACATCACGTAAGCGGGGAAAACCATCCAACGGGTTCCGGGGTATCGGAGACCTGAAGGTGGCGCTCTTCTTCATCGCTCCGGCGATGGTCGGATTGATCCTCTTTTACCTCGTCCCCACCATCCGGGGCATCTACCTCAGCTTCACCGAATACAGCATCCTGGGCGACCCGGAATGGATTGGCGCACGGAACTACGAACGCATAGCCAAGGATCCACTGTTCTGGAATGCCTTGGGCGTCACTGCGGAGTACGTGCTCATCAACATTGTCCTGCAAACGGCGTTGGCCCTGGGCCTGGCAATCCTGATGCACCGAGTGGCGAAGTCCACCCTCATTCGCGGCGCGCTCCTGATGCCCTACTTGATGGCCAACGTCATTGCGGCCCTGCTGTGGTTCTGGATGCTTGACTACCAGATCGGCATCATCAACCAGATCATCGAATGGAGCGGCCTGCCCCGCGTCGCATTCTTTGGCAGCGAGCAATGGGCAATCCCAACCCAGGCACTCATCAACACGTGGCGGCACATGGGATACACGGCACTCTTGATCTTCGCCGGACTCCAAGCCATCCCCAACAACGTCTACGAGGCCGCCAGCATCGATGGATCCAAGGCCATGAGCACCTTCTGGCGGATCACCCTCCCACTGCTGCGACCGGTCCTGGTACTGGTGCTGGTGGTCACCGTGATCGGTTCCTTCCAGGTTTTTGACACCGTTGCCGTCACCACGGCCGGCGGTCCCGTCAACGCGACCCGGGTGCTGCAGTTCTACATCTACCAACGCGCCTTCAACGAACAAGACTTCGGCTACGGATCCGCCCTGGCCGTCATCCTCTTCCTCATCCTCGCCATCGTCGCTTTTATCCAGATGAAGTTCCTCCGCGGCAACCAGTCGGACCTGGACTAA
- a CDS encoding ABC transporter ATP-binding protein, whose product MNAILHAQQLSKHYPGNTALDNVDFTAHAGQSIAIIGPSGSGKTTLLHCLAGILRPDAGAITLNTPSSALRLDNLGDAALSRLRREEFGFVFQQGMLLPELTALENVALALMLNGTDRQSAESRAAEWLGALGLAGMEQRRLGELSGGQVQRVAIARAQVTGARVVFADEPTGALDSTTSQEVLDVLLRSVAANGRTLLVVTHDPNVAARCERVVELRDGRIVADNGGPSQAPAMPPHAPALPQQAPAAPNTNFKGAFNV is encoded by the coding sequence ATGAACGCCATCCTTCACGCGCAGCAGCTCTCCAAGCACTATCCCGGCAACACTGCCTTGGACAATGTCGACTTCACGGCGCACGCCGGCCAGTCCATTGCCATCATTGGGCCGTCGGGCTCGGGAAAGACCACCCTCCTGCACTGCCTCGCCGGAATATTGAGGCCCGACGCCGGTGCGATCACCTTGAACACGCCGTCGTCCGCCCTGCGACTGGACAATTTGGGAGACGCAGCGTTGTCCCGATTGCGTCGGGAGGAATTCGGCTTTGTCTTCCAGCAGGGCATGCTGCTGCCGGAGCTCACTGCGTTGGAGAATGTGGCCTTGGCATTGATGCTCAATGGCACGGACCGGCAGTCCGCTGAGTCCCGTGCTGCTGAATGGCTGGGCGCCCTGGGCCTGGCCGGCATGGAACAACGCCGCCTGGGCGAGTTGTCAGGCGGACAAGTGCAACGCGTGGCCATAGCCCGCGCCCAAGTGACCGGCGCGCGGGTAGTCTTCGCCGACGAGCCCACCGGAGCCCTTGATTCAACAACCTCGCAGGAAGTGCTGGACGTCCTCCTCCGATCGGTTGCGGCCAACGGACGGACACTGTTGGTGGTCACCCACGACCCCAACGTCGCCGCCCGCTGCGAGCGCGTGGTCGAGTTGCGGGACGGGCGGATCGTGGCGGACAACGGAGGCCCTTCCCAGGCGCCCGCCATGCCACCACATGCCCCTGCCCTCCCCCAGCAGGCTCCTGCGGCGCCCAACACCAACTTCAAGGGTGCCTTCAATGTCTAG
- a CDS encoding Gfo/Idh/MocA family protein, translating to MTFSIGVLGAGQFGSQFAHLFKLHPGVSAVYAVDELPGRAVAAQDRWGLDGVMGTFEELLESDVDAVAIFTQRWTHGPLVERALRAGKHVYSAVPMAVSEEEIARIIEAVRETKLVYAMGETSYYNPATVFARQQHQAGKFGRIFYTEGDYVHDMDLGFYEAYQYSGGERWKETASYPPMLYPTHAIGGVLGAVPGHAVSVSCIGVKDQRGDGVFDKDVSMFANDFSNASALFEMNDGGAMRTNEMRRVGYPSHIRESRFRFFGTEASFEQLATTTVWQDKTSVEDVSEQVETKPTMSLDDPSLAEVAPELRDAFISGLAPVHDQSRLPQEFLGAPNGHEGSHQFLVDDFVTAVNNRTLPPVNAWVAARFTLPGIVAHESALRGGERLPIRDFGDAPVE from the coding sequence ATGACGTTTTCGATCGGTGTCCTTGGCGCAGGCCAGTTTGGCAGTCAGTTCGCCCACCTCTTCAAGCTCCATCCGGGGGTCAGCGCGGTGTACGCGGTGGATGAGCTGCCCGGGAGGGCGGTCGCGGCGCAGGACCGTTGGGGTTTGGATGGCGTGATGGGCACCTTTGAGGAACTGTTGGAGTCCGACGTCGATGCTGTCGCCATCTTCACGCAGCGGTGGACCCACGGCCCTCTTGTGGAGCGCGCCCTGCGGGCGGGCAAGCACGTCTATTCCGCCGTTCCCATGGCCGTCTCCGAAGAAGAAATAGCGCGGATTATCGAGGCAGTCCGCGAGACCAAGCTTGTGTACGCGATGGGAGAGACCAGCTACTACAACCCCGCCACCGTGTTCGCCCGCCAACAGCACCAGGCCGGAAAGTTCGGCCGGATCTTCTACACCGAGGGCGACTATGTGCACGACATGGACCTGGGCTTCTACGAGGCCTACCAGTACAGCGGAGGCGAGCGGTGGAAAGAGACCGCCAGCTACCCGCCCATGCTCTACCCGACCCATGCCATTGGTGGGGTCCTGGGTGCAGTACCCGGTCATGCTGTGAGCGTGAGCTGCATTGGCGTCAAGGACCAGCGCGGTGACGGGGTTTTCGACAAGGACGTGAGCATGTTTGCCAACGACTTCTCCAACGCCTCGGCCCTCTTTGAAATGAACGACGGCGGAGCGATGCGCACCAACGAGATGCGCCGGGTGGGGTACCCCTCCCACATCAGGGAATCCCGTTTCCGCTTCTTCGGGACCGAGGCAAGTTTTGAGCAACTCGCCACCACCACCGTGTGGCAGGACAAGACGTCCGTGGAGGACGTCTCCGAGCAGGTGGAAACCAAGCCGACCATGTCCCTGGACGATCCATCGCTGGCGGAGGTGGCACCCGAACTGCGCGATGCCTTCATTTCCGGCCTGGCACCCGTCCACGATCAGTCGAGGCTTCCGCAGGAATTCCTGGGTGCACCCAACGGGCACGAAGGAAGCCACCAATTCCTGGTGGACGACTTTGTCACAGCCGTGAACAACCGCACGCTGCCACCGGTCAACGCGTGGGTGGCGGCCAGGTTTACCCTTCCCGGAATCGTTGCCCACGAGTCCGCGCTCCGCGGTGGGGAGCGGCTCCCCATCCGCGACTTCGGTGACGCCCCTGTGGAGTAG
- a CDS encoding FtsX-like permease family protein, which produces MSSLTMALRLTPYLARSNGNSFRESGLRDAGLPILAFGTVTALLLTVAGGSQVFWSWSDSIAGTYQALAVVAMVLLVIPLLTLGASAARLAARRRDDRLASLRLLGANSATVVWMTVIESTVLAAVGAVAGAGLYACTAPFLGLIQFRGQAIGSHAWLSVPSIMGCVLAVCVLAAASAALGLRKVVLTPLGVRTRQTADGAHWVRGLIAAVVVVVGVMAMGMLSSFGAFIVIIAVMGGCFGLALLALNLMGPWILRLRASSQLKHAKRPEQLLAARTVLESPKESWRQVGGVAMTSFVGVFVGVGMAVAGAMGTSADAETTLLVRDINTGVMITLLGSFLMVACSAGVNQAAAVLDRASTLVALDRVGMPRELMVAARVKAVMSPLFLVAGISAAAAAVLVLPLTGVALLTQPVVLLTIGGVFAAGFLLVRLAVAAGTAQIGQVLSRPERYASMDS; this is translated from the coding sequence ATGTCTAGCCTCACCATGGCCCTGCGCCTTACCCCGTATTTGGCACGTAGCAACGGCAACAGCTTCCGCGAATCCGGCCTGCGCGACGCCGGGCTTCCCATCCTTGCGTTCGGAACGGTCACGGCCCTGCTGCTCACCGTGGCAGGCGGATCGCAGGTCTTCTGGTCATGGTCGGACAGTATTGCGGGCACCTACCAAGCCCTGGCCGTCGTCGCCATGGTTTTGTTGGTGATCCCGCTGCTGACGTTGGGTGCCTCTGCCGCCCGACTGGCCGCCCGCCGTCGTGATGACCGTTTGGCCTCCCTGCGTTTGCTCGGAGCCAACAGCGCAACGGTGGTGTGGATGACCGTCATCGAATCCACCGTTTTGGCCGCGGTGGGAGCCGTGGCAGGTGCGGGTCTCTACGCCTGCACCGCTCCGTTTTTGGGGTTGATCCAGTTCCGCGGCCAGGCGATAGGAAGCCATGCGTGGTTGTCGGTTCCCTCCATCATGGGCTGCGTCCTGGCCGTGTGCGTCCTGGCCGCCGCCAGCGCCGCGTTGGGTCTCCGGAAAGTTGTCCTGACACCGCTGGGCGTTCGGACCAGGCAGACGGCCGACGGCGCGCACTGGGTTCGCGGACTCATCGCAGCTGTTGTGGTGGTTGTGGGAGTGATGGCCATGGGGATGCTCAGCAGTTTTGGAGCGTTCATTGTGATCATCGCGGTGATGGGCGGGTGCTTCGGGCTGGCCCTGTTGGCACTGAACCTCATGGGTCCGTGGATCCTGCGGCTGCGCGCATCCTCCCAGCTCAAACACGCCAAACGGCCTGAACAGCTGCTGGCGGCCCGCACGGTGCTGGAGAGCCCCAAGGAATCGTGGCGCCAAGTTGGCGGCGTCGCGATGACCAGCTTTGTGGGGGTGTTCGTGGGTGTGGGCATGGCCGTGGCCGGTGCCATGGGTACCAGCGCAGATGCCGAGACCACGCTGCTGGTGCGGGACATCAACACCGGTGTGATGATTACGTTGCTGGGATCATTCCTGATGGTGGCGTGCTCCGCCGGCGTGAATCAGGCTGCCGCGGTGCTGGACCGGGCGTCCACCCTGGTGGCGTTGGATCGGGTGGGGATGCCGCGCGAGCTCATGGTGGCTGCGAGGGTCAAAGCCGTGATGTCCCCACTGTTTCTGGTGGCGGGCATTTCAGCGGCGGCAGCTGCCGTCCTGGTGCTGCCGCTGACCGGCGTCGCTTTGTTGACCCAACCCGTGGTGCTCCTGACCATCGGCGGGGTGTTCGCGGCGGGGTTCCTGCTGGTGCGGCTTGCCGTGGCTGCGGGCACCGCCCAGATCGGCCAGGTGCTGTCCCGCCCGGAGCGGTACGCCAGCATGGACTCCTGA
- a CDS encoding carbohydrate ABC transporter permease yields MTTLTSPKNAGHRRPASRPFNWRRAIALTLLVLAVAVSILPFYWVLRTALSSNGSLAANSANLLPADFNLGAFKRVFGLQSASEAIAEGGSGASINFWQYLWNSLLFSGITTACAVFFSSMAAYAFSRLRWKGRDVVFSLFLATMLVPPIFTALPNFLLIKNLGLLNSMLGLVLPYLFMTPFAIFFMRQFFLNMSREVEEAAMLDGAKHWRIFFQIIMPNAAAPIATLALLTFMGQWNEYFWPLLVGTSEESRVLTVGLGVFKSQSPQGAPDWSGLMAATLVSATPVLILFAIFGKRIVNSIGFNGTK; encoded by the coding sequence ATGACCACTCTTACCTCCCCCAAGAACGCCGGGCACCGTCGCCCCGCCAGCCGTCCCTTCAACTGGCGTCGCGCCATCGCCCTGACCCTCCTGGTCCTGGCCGTCGCCGTGAGCATCCTGCCCTTCTACTGGGTGCTTCGCACAGCCCTCTCGTCCAACGGTTCCCTCGCTGCGAACTCCGCGAACCTCCTGCCGGCAGACTTCAACCTCGGCGCGTTCAAGCGGGTCTTCGGCCTCCAGAGCGCCTCCGAAGCCATCGCAGAAGGCGGCTCCGGCGCGTCGATCAATTTTTGGCAATACCTTTGGAACTCGCTGCTCTTCTCCGGCATCACCACGGCCTGCGCAGTGTTCTTCAGCTCAATGGCCGCCTACGCTTTCTCCCGGCTGCGGTGGAAAGGGCGCGACGTGGTCTTCTCCCTGTTCCTGGCCACCATGCTGGTCCCGCCCATCTTCACCGCCCTCCCCAACTTCCTGCTCATCAAGAACCTGGGCCTGCTGAACTCCATGCTGGGGCTCGTCCTGCCCTACCTGTTCATGACCCCATTCGCGATCTTCTTCATGCGCCAGTTCTTCCTGAACATGTCCAGGGAAGTTGAAGAAGCTGCGATGCTGGACGGCGCCAAACACTGGAGGATCTTCTTCCAGATCATCATGCCCAACGCCGCCGCCCCGATCGCAACCCTGGCGCTGCTCACGTTCATGGGGCAATGGAACGAGTACTTCTGGCCCCTGTTGGTAGGCACCTCAGAGGAATCCAGGGTCCTCACCGTAGGGCTGGGAGTCTTCAAATCCCAGTCCCCGCAAGGTGCCCCGGACTGGTCCGGGCTCATGGCCGCCACGCTGGTATCAGCCACGCCCGTCCTGATCCTCTTCGCCATCTTCGGAAAACGGATCGTTAACTCCATCGGTTTCAACGGCACCAAATAA
- a CDS encoding LacI family DNA-binding transcriptional regulator has protein sequence MTTTAVQTPRGPVTRKDVARYAGVSTAVVSYVVNGGPKNVAPATEAKVRDAIRVLGYRPNAAARALKLGSSETIGVVVPDNTNPFFTQLAHEVEIAASELGFGMVLTNSDGSLTRERKNIRTLAARQVDGVFLASCVFDPDVTELEASEIPSVLLNNAGSQPGFNSVGVDLEAGARAAVEHLIGHGHTNIGLAIGTNTGNQLDGREVGWLGTLRDAGLPEGPMMHGPFSRPGGYEVGQRFLSMANRPTAIFASNDMQAIGILRALHEAGVRVPEDVALVSFDGSLDSEYSWPALTTVSQPVRAMAEAAVRALVGKGRGEELQHHLLPTQLIIRQSCGCK, from the coding sequence ATGACTACAACAGCTGTACAAACCCCGCGCGGCCCGGTTACACGCAAAGACGTGGCCCGGTACGCCGGGGTGAGTACCGCCGTCGTAAGTTATGTGGTGAACGGTGGGCCCAAGAATGTTGCCCCGGCCACGGAAGCCAAGGTGCGCGATGCCATCCGGGTTCTGGGCTACCGCCCCAACGCTGCGGCCCGGGCGCTGAAGCTGGGTTCCAGCGAGACAATCGGCGTTGTTGTTCCGGACAACACCAATCCCTTCTTCACCCAGCTGGCCCACGAGGTGGAAATCGCAGCATCCGAACTGGGCTTTGGCATGGTGCTCACCAACTCGGACGGGAGCCTGACGCGCGAACGGAAGAACATCCGCACCCTGGCCGCACGCCAAGTGGACGGGGTGTTCCTTGCCAGTTGCGTCTTCGACCCCGATGTCACCGAGCTTGAAGCCTCCGAGATCCCGTCAGTGCTGTTGAACAACGCGGGATCCCAACCAGGCTTCAACAGCGTGGGAGTCGATCTCGAAGCCGGAGCCCGGGCCGCGGTGGAACATCTGATCGGACACGGGCACACCAACATCGGCCTGGCGATCGGCACCAACACGGGCAACCAGCTGGACGGGCGCGAAGTTGGCTGGCTCGGAACGCTGCGTGACGCCGGCCTCCCGGAAGGCCCCATGATGCACGGTCCCTTCTCCCGGCCTGGTGGGTACGAGGTGGGACAACGCTTCTTGTCAATGGCCAACAGGCCCACAGCGATCTTTGCCAGCAATGACATGCAGGCGATCGGCATTCTCCGGGCCCTTCATGAAGCGGGAGTCCGCGTGCCCGAGGACGTGGCGCTGGTGTCCTTTGACGGATCCCTGGACTCCGAATACAGCTGGCCTGCCCTGACCACGGTGTCGCAGCCGGTCAGGGCCATGGCCGAAGCCGCGGTGCGGGCACTGGTGGGCAAGGGGCGCGGCGAAGAGCTGCAGCATCACCTCCTGCCCACCCAGCTGATCATTCGCCAGTCCTGCGGCTGCAAATAA